CTTAAATGCGTCCATCATTGCAGTTAAAAATTGGTCAGCAACTTACGATGACGCCGCAACTTCAGCAGGCTATCAAGTTACTACAATTATCAACATTAGACCTTCAACAAGAGATTCAAGAAGCGCTGGAAAGCAATCCACTGCTTGAAGTGGATGAGTCGGCGAGTGCCTCATCGGAAAGTAATGACAGCGAGTCTATAGACGATGCTTATTCTGCTACGGCAACGACCGAGCAGGTGACAACAGATGGTTCTGAAGATGCTATGCCTACCGCTGATGAAGTCAGCACTACTGAGGCGATGGAAAAAAATGACATTCCAGAAGAGTTGAGTATTGATACCACTTGGGATGAGTCATTTAGTGCAGGTGTAAGTAGCTCTGGCATTGGCACTGCAGGCAGTGATGACTACGTTTATCAAGGTGAAACCACCGATTCTATTCAAGACCACTTGCGCTGGCAAATGGAGCTAACCCCCTTTAGTGAAACCGATGAAGCCATTGCCATGGCAATTATCGATGCCGTTGACAATGCTGGTTACCTAACCGTTTCTGCCGAAGATATATTGGAAAGTCTAGGTCTTGAGGAAGTTGAACTTGACGAAGTTGAAGCGGTATTAAAGCGTATTAATATGTTCGATCCTATTGGGGTCGCAGCGCGTTCTATTCCTGAATGTTTACTTATTCAATTGAACCAGTTTGATAACGACACACCGCATTTAGCAGAAAGTAAGCTGATCATTAGCGAGCACATTGATTTATTGGGTAATCGTGACTATCGTCAAATAATGCGAAAAACCAAGCTCAAGGAAGACCAGCTGCGCGAGGCACTGCGCCTGATCCAGTCGTTAAACCCAAGACCGGGTGATGCTGTAGTGCAAGGTGATGATCAGTACGTTATCCCAGATGTTTCTGTGGAAAAGAAAAATGGTCGCTGGGTGGTTGAGCTTAATCCAAGTACAGCACCAAGATTATCAATTAACCAGCAATACGCAGCGATGACCAAAAGTATGAAGTCATCGGACGATAATCAGTTTATCCGTTCAAACCTGCAAGAAGCCAAATGGTTTATTAAAAGTTTAGAAAGCCGCAACGAAACGCTGCTGAAAGTGTCAAACTGTATTGTTCAGCGTCAGCAAGGCTTTTTCGAATACGGGCCAGAAGCGATGCGCCCGATGGTGTTAAACGACATCGCAGAAGCGGTTGATATGCATGAGTCAACCATATCGCGTGTAACCACGCAAAAATTCATGCACACGCCTAGAGGTATTTTCGAATTAAAGTACTTCTTTTCTAGTCATGTTAGTACGGAAAATGGGGGGGAATGTTCATCTACTGCTATCAGAGCATTAATTAAAAAGCTTGTCTCAGCAGAAACTCCATCGAAACCATTAAGTGATAGCAAAATGGCGGAACTATTAGCAGAGCAAGGGATTAATGTTGCGCGACGGACAATAGCTAAGTACCGAGAGTCCTTATCTATTCCACCGTCAAATCAAAGAAAAAGTCTACTTTAAGTATTCAAGCAATGAGGAATAAAGCTTATGCAAATTAATTTATCAGGCCACCACGTAGAAGTGACAGATTCATTACGCGATTTCGTTAACACTAAGTTTGCAAAGCTGGAGCGACATTTCGATCACATTAACAATGTTTACGTCGTTCTTACCGTAGAAAAATTAAACCAAAAAGCCGAGGCGACAGTTCACCTCAACGGCACAGAGGTTCACGCCTCAGCACAAAATCAAGACATGTACGCATCAATTGACTCGCTCATTGATAAACTTGACCGCCAAATCCTTAAATACAAAGGAAAAATTACTCAGCATTAAACTATGAAGCTGCAAGATATACTAACCGAGGACTGCACATCCTGTGCAGTCCCACTGTCAAGCAAAAAGAAAATCCTCGAGCAAATTTGCAGTATTGCAACTAGTCACATTCCTGAACACTCAACATTTGAATTGCTGCAAAGTTTGCTGGCTCGTGAAAAAATGGGCAGCACGGGCATTGGCAATGGCATTGCAATACCAC
The nucleotide sequence above comes from Thalassotalea euphylliae. Encoded proteins:
- a CDS encoding RNA polymerase factor sigma-54, translating into MRPSLQLKIGQQLTMTPQLQQAIKLLQLSTLDLQQEIQEALESNPLLEVDESASASSESNDSESIDDAYSATATTEQVTTDGSEDAMPTADEVSTTEAMEKNDIPEELSIDTTWDESFSAGVSSSGIGTAGSDDYVYQGETTDSIQDHLRWQMELTPFSETDEAIAMAIIDAVDNAGYLTVSAEDILESLGLEEVELDEVEAVLKRINMFDPIGVAARSIPECLLIQLNQFDNDTPHLAESKLIISEHIDLLGNRDYRQIMRKTKLKEDQLREALRLIQSLNPRPGDAVVQGDDQYVIPDVSVEKKNGRWVVELNPSTAPRLSINQQYAAMTKSMKSSDDNQFIRSNLQEAKWFIKSLESRNETLLKVSNCIVQRQQGFFEYGPEAMRPMVLNDIAEAVDMHESTISRVTTQKFMHTPRGIFELKYFFSSHVSTENGGECSSTAIRALIKKLVSAETPSKPLSDSKMAELLAEQGINVARRTIAKYRESLSIPPSNQRKSLL
- the hpf gene encoding ribosome hibernation promoting factor; this translates as MQINLSGHHVEVTDSLRDFVNTKFAKLERHFDHINNVYVVLTVEKLNQKAEATVHLNGTEVHASAQNQDMYASIDSLIDKLDRQILKYKGKITQH